From Flavobacterium sp. 102, a single genomic window includes:
- a CDS encoding helix-turn-helix domain-containing protein: MAVEILTKEDLNDFRTLLLNDIREIIQGKTEQTKQWLKSKEVRKLLNISPGTLQTLRINKTLSYTKIGGIIYYAHKDIEKLLDDNKVSSERTLFNSK, translated from the coding sequence ATGGCAGTTGAAATTCTAACTAAGGAAGATCTAAACGATTTCCGCACATTACTTTTGAATGATATTAGAGAAATCATCCAAGGCAAAACCGAACAAACAAAACAATGGTTGAAATCAAAAGAGGTTCGCAAACTTCTCAATATCTCTCCGGGAACTCTACAAACCTTGCGCATTAACAAAACCTTGTCGTACACTAAAATTGGAGGCATAATCTATTATGCACACAAGGATATTGAAAAATTACTCGATGACAATAAGGTAAGTTCAGAAAGAACACTTTTTAACTCAAAGTAA
- a CDS encoding AraC family transcriptional regulator, with product MIQKKYLPILLLLLSHHVKAQLTVSKIPDSLLVKNYNYLSNATLKYKNDKIKSWLYAQTWLRKSKADADFGQMVLAYKSVLYLSEKKSWGSYADSMLIAAKQTKDEVTIGSAYMTKATVYYGQKDNKNALDNFLLADEHISKTDDSYSIYKVKFGIAQTKYYLGFYDEAISLFRECINYFKEENDRAYLNSIHGLGVCYSKIGKYDLSSATNQLGINEGRKLENLDMESYFIHSEGINQYFKNNYSKAIKDLNSTIPSMQSNKDFANETVAYFYLGKCFWSLKEQEKAIEYFKKVDKAFEQQKYIRPDLRENYELLIDYYKNQGDTKSQLYYINQLLKVDNVLSQNYKYLLRKIVKEYDTKELLKSKQDIENAMTFRTVIGFSIIFLMALAIIYLIYRHFKNKRLFEEVMKRDTAQPRTLDISKEVMVLEVTTKQEVNNSLIPETNNKQTTQEISPDIEAGILKKLDKFEGTKKYLEKDMTLVKMASLLNTNTKYVTKIIAKHRGKGTIEYITDLKIDYIIDILKKESKYRNYTNKALGEEAGFGSTQNFTRAFKVRTGITPTYFIYKLKKSMTASNFE from the coding sequence ATGATTCAAAAAAAATACTTGCCCATTTTATTGCTATTGCTTTCACATCATGTGAAGGCGCAGCTGACGGTTAGCAAAATTCCAGACAGCCTATTAGTTAAGAATTACAATTACCTAAGTAATGCCACTTTAAAATATAAAAATGATAAAATCAAGTCATGGCTATATGCTCAAACTTGGCTAAGAAAGTCAAAGGCAGATGCTGACTTTGGGCAAATGGTATTGGCATATAAATCGGTATTATATCTTTCTGAAAAAAAATCTTGGGGTTCCTATGCAGACAGTATGCTTATTGCAGCAAAGCAAACAAAAGACGAAGTCACGATTGGCTCAGCTTATATGACTAAAGCGACAGTTTATTATGGACAAAAGGATAATAAAAATGCCTTAGACAATTTTTTATTGGCTGACGAGCATATTTCTAAAACAGATGACAGCTATTCCATTTATAAAGTAAAATTTGGTATTGCTCAGACCAAATACTACTTAGGATTCTATGATGAAGCAATAAGCCTATTTCGGGAATGCATTAACTATTTTAAGGAAGAAAATGACCGCGCCTATCTCAACTCCATTCATGGATTAGGCGTGTGCTACAGCAAAATTGGTAAGTATGACTTAAGTTCAGCCACAAATCAATTAGGAATTAATGAAGGACGAAAGCTGGAAAACCTTGATATGGAATCCTACTTTATACATTCCGAAGGAATTAATCAATACTTCAAGAATAATTATAGCAAGGCAATCAAAGATTTGAATAGTACTATACCAAGTATGCAAAGTAATAAAGACTTTGCCAATGAGACAGTCGCATATTTTTATTTAGGCAAGTGCTTTTGGTCTCTTAAGGAACAAGAAAAGGCAATTGAATATTTTAAAAAAGTCGATAAAGCATTTGAGCAGCAAAAATACATTCGTCCCGATTTACGAGAAAACTATGAATTACTGATAGATTACTATAAAAACCAGGGAGACACTAAGTCCCAATTATATTACATCAACCAGTTGCTAAAAGTTGATAATGTACTTAGTCAGAACTATAAATATCTGTTGAGAAAAATAGTCAAGGAATATGACACAAAAGAATTACTAAAATCAAAACAGGATATCGAAAATGCAATGACATTCCGAACGGTGATCGGTTTTAGTATCATTTTCCTAATGGCGCTTGCTATAATCTATTTAATTTATAGGCATTTCAAAAACAAAAGGCTCTTTGAAGAAGTAATGAAACGCGATACCGCCCAACCAAGAACTCTTGATATTTCTAAAGAGGTAATGGTATTGGAGGTGACCACAAAACAGGAAGTAAACAATTCGCTAATTCCGGAAACCAACAATAAACAAACAACTCAGGAAATAAGCCCGGATATTGAAGCCGGTATTCTCAAAAAGCTTGACAAGTTTGAAGGAACTAAAAAGTATTTAGAAAAAGACATGACACTGGTAAAAATGGCTTCGTTACTAAATACAAATACAAAATATGTGACCAAGATTATTGCCAAACACCGCGGAAAAGGCACCATCGAATACATAACCGATTTAAAAATAGATTACATAATTGATATCCTAAAAAAAGAAAGCAAGTACCGCAACTACACTAACAAAGCATTAGGAGAAGAAGCCGGTTTCGGTTCCACCCAAAACTTCACTCGGGCATTCAAAGTCCGAACGGGAATTACACCAACTTATTTTATTTACAAATTGAAAAAGTCAATGACAGCAAGTAATTTCGAATAA